A window of Tautonia plasticadhaerens contains these coding sequences:
- a CDS encoding ABC transporter permease, translated as MTGALRYLRMYGQLARYTLVRELSFRGNFLVKVSVEVLWLGILLAFYRVVFSKTSMVAEWSEPQYLFFVGCYFAMNGLLETLFLENCNEFSELVRKGDLDFLLLKPVDEQFLVTCRRVDWSTAPNVLMGVGVMIFSLVNMGWSFDAGRLGAFFLLFACGALLAYAFMVLLTATGVWLVRNQSMMELWWLFSSLTRYPREIYMRVAWAEPIGQFFTFVVPFLLVVNVPAQAMVKVLDWRMVAFTVAATGVSLWVSRRFFRRALRAYRSASS; from the coding sequence ATGACCGGTGCGCTGCGCTACCTCCGGATGTACGGCCAGCTGGCGAGATACACGCTGGTACGGGAGTTGTCGTTCCGGGGGAACTTCCTGGTGAAGGTCTCGGTGGAGGTGCTCTGGCTGGGCATCCTGCTGGCGTTCTACCGGGTGGTGTTCTCGAAGACGAGCATGGTGGCGGAGTGGTCGGAGCCGCAGTACCTGTTCTTCGTCGGCTGCTACTTCGCCATGAATGGGCTGCTGGAGACGCTCTTCCTGGAGAACTGCAATGAGTTCTCCGAGCTGGTCCGCAAGGGGGACCTCGACTTCCTGCTCCTCAAGCCGGTCGACGAGCAATTCCTGGTGACGTGCCGCCGGGTCGATTGGTCGACGGCGCCGAACGTGTTGATGGGAGTGGGGGTGATGATATTCTCGCTCGTCAACATGGGCTGGAGCTTCGACGCCGGCCGGCTGGGCGCGTTCTTCCTCCTCTTCGCCTGCGGGGCGTTGCTGGCCTACGCCTTCATGGTGCTGCTGACGGCCACCGGGGTCTGGCTGGTCAGGAACCAGAGCATGATGGAACTCTGGTGGCTCTTCAGCAGCCTGACGCGCTACCCGAGGGAGATCTACATGAGGGTGGCCTGGGCCGAGCCGATCGGCCAGTTCTTCACCTTCGTGGTGCCGTTCCTGCTCGTGGTGAACGTGCCGGCGCAGGCGATGGTGAAGGTGCTCGATTGGCGGATGGTCGCCTTCACGGTGGCGGCGACGGGGGTGAGCCTCTGGGTCAGCCGACGGTTCTTCCGCCGGGCGCTGCGGGCCTACCGCAGCGCCAGCAGCTGA
- a CDS encoding AI-2E family transporter → MSDRVPWPRATGLLFNLAATVLIIAGLRASADLIVPFLLALFLAVIVSPSINDLARWGLPRWMAVGLVTLGVTVICLLGLAYVGVSLNELLWRLPEIQRQLNSTRDAFFEWLRGLGVPVPSERSEAVVFDPAYGVRMLGGLLSGLSNIFSNGLLILITVAFILLESTGFPAKLRAIVGPDSQTMARILKILADQRRYMVIKTWISIATGVPVAIGLAAMGVDYAALWGVLAFLLNYVPTIGSLIAAIPPIMVALVQDGLGIAIGVAVLFLAVNFVIGYLVEPPAMGRGLGLSTLVVWVSLVFWGWVLGPVGMFLSVPLTMAFKIMLEGSDETRWLAILLGHSAAAEPGAGAGGPGDPPPPPG, encoded by the coding sequence GTGTCGGACCGAGTGCCATGGCCGAGGGCGACCGGGCTGCTGTTCAACCTGGCGGCGACGGTGCTGATCATCGCCGGGTTGAGGGCGTCGGCCGACCTGATCGTGCCCTTCCTGCTGGCGTTGTTCCTGGCTGTGATCGTCTCGCCCTCGATCAACGACCTGGCCCGATGGGGCCTGCCGCGTTGGATGGCGGTGGGGCTGGTCACGCTGGGCGTGACGGTCATCTGCCTGCTCGGGCTGGCGTACGTCGGGGTCTCCCTCAACGAGCTGCTCTGGAGGCTGCCGGAGATCCAACGCCAGCTCAACTCGACGCGGGACGCGTTCTTCGAGTGGCTGCGAGGGCTCGGGGTCCCGGTCCCCTCGGAACGGAGCGAGGCGGTGGTCTTCGACCCGGCCTACGGCGTCCGGATGCTCGGGGGCCTGCTCTCGGGGCTGAGCAACATCTTCAGCAACGGGCTGCTGATCCTGATCACCGTGGCGTTCATCCTGCTGGAGTCGACCGGCTTCCCGGCGAAGCTCCGGGCGATCGTGGGCCCGGACAGCCAGACGATGGCCCGGATCCTGAAGATCCTGGCCGATCAGCGGCGATACATGGTCATCAAGACCTGGATCAGCATCGCCACGGGGGTGCCGGTGGCGATCGGCCTGGCGGCGATGGGGGTCGACTACGCCGCCCTCTGGGGCGTGCTCGCGTTCCTGCTGAATTACGTCCCGACCATCGGCTCGCTCATCGCGGCGATCCCGCCGATCATGGTCGCGCTGGTGCAGGACGGGCTGGGCATCGCGATCGGGGTCGCCGTTCTGTTCTTGGCCGTGAACTTCGTGATCGGGTACCTGGTGGAGCCCCCGGCGATGGGCCGAGGCCTGGGGCTGTCGACGCTGGTCGTCTGGGTCTCGCTCGTCTTCTGGGGGTGGGTGCTCGGCCCGGTGGGGATGTTCCTGTCCGTCCCGTTGACGATGGCGTTCAAGATCATGCTCGAAGGATCGGACGAGACGCGATGGCTGGCGATCCTGCTCGGTCACTCGGCCGCCGCCGAGCCGGGGGCCGGGGCGGGCGGGCCGGGCGATCCGCCGCCCCCCCCCGGCTGA
- a CDS encoding hemolysin family protein: MPWFELAGLLALILANGAFSTAELAIVSARKGRLEQLAKAGDHRASAALELADDPNRFLSTVQIGITLIGTLAGAFGGATLAEPLAEAIRPLPIVDDSAGPIALAVVVVGITYATLILGELVPKRIALAAPERIARLTAPTLRLLSRLSVPLVRIMGGSTDLVLRALGVRPGSEPPVTDEDVKQMILEGIEHGIFEPVEHDMIRGVLRLGDRRAGALMTPRSEVIWLDVNDPPEEIRRRVSASPHSSFPVCDGSIDAVLGIVRVKDLLHLGLTHHPVELKGRLTMPLFLYEGTRGLKVLEALQKTGQHFAVVLDEYGSVEGVLTLTDLFESIVGDLTAPGEPPGPRAVERPDGSWLVDGMLSTDAFRDRIAHRDLPPGDYHTIAGFVITRLGRIPAVGERLEWLGYRFEVVDVSAHRIHKLRVTRLPGPDPPPSLG; encoded by the coding sequence GTGCCCTGGTTCGAACTGGCGGGGTTGCTCGCCCTGATCCTGGCCAACGGCGCGTTCTCCACGGCGGAGCTCGCGATCGTCTCGGCCCGCAAGGGGAGGCTGGAGCAACTGGCCAAGGCCGGCGACCACCGCGCCTCCGCCGCCCTGGAGCTGGCCGACGACCCCAATCGGTTCCTCTCGACCGTGCAGATCGGCATCACCCTGATCGGCACCCTCGCCGGCGCCTTCGGGGGTGCCACCCTGGCCGAGCCGCTGGCCGAGGCGATCCGACCGCTGCCGATCGTGGACGACTCCGCCGGGCCGATCGCCCTGGCCGTCGTCGTCGTTGGGATCACCTACGCGACCTTGATCCTCGGCGAGCTCGTGCCCAAGCGGATCGCCCTGGCCGCGCCGGAACGGATCGCCCGCCTGACGGCACCGACGCTCCGGCTCCTCTCCCGGCTCTCGGTCCCCCTCGTCCGGATAATGGGGGGTTCGACCGACCTGGTCCTCCGCGCCCTCGGCGTCCGACCCGGGTCCGAGCCCCCGGTGACCGACGAGGACGTCAAGCAGATGATCCTCGAAGGGATTGAGCACGGCATCTTCGAGCCCGTCGAGCATGACATGATCCGGGGCGTCCTCCGCCTGGGCGACCGCCGCGCCGGGGCCCTGATGACCCCCCGGAGCGAGGTCATCTGGCTCGACGTCAACGACCCTCCCGAGGAGATCCGGCGCAGGGTTTCGGCCAGCCCGCATTCGAGCTTCCCCGTCTGCGACGGCTCGATCGACGCCGTCCTGGGGATCGTCCGCGTTAAGGATCTCCTGCACCTCGGCCTGACTCACCACCCCGTCGAGCTGAAGGGGCGCCTGACGATGCCCCTCTTCCTGTATGAAGGGACGCGGGGGCTCAAGGTCCTGGAAGCCTTGCAGAAGACCGGCCAGCACTTCGCCGTGGTGCTCGACGAATACGGCTCGGTCGAGGGCGTGCTCACGTTGACCGACCTGTTCGAGTCGATCGTCGGCGACCTGACCGCACCCGGTGAGCCGCCCGGGCCCCGGGCCGTCGAGCGGCCCGACGGCTCCTGGCTGGTCGACGGCATGCTCTCGACCGACGCCTTCCGGGACCGCATCGCCCACCGAGACCTCCCCCCCGGCGACTACCACACCATCGCCGGCTTCGTCATCACCCGGCTCGGCCGAATCCCCGCCGTCGGCGAGCGGCTCGAATGGCTCGGCTACCGCTTCGAGGTGGTGGACGTGTCGGCCCACCGCATCCACAAGCTCCGCGTGACCCGCCTCCCCGGCCCCGATCCCCCCCCTTCGCTCGGCTGA
- a CDS encoding YfhO family protein: MPGREGVTGAMAPLAVLVIAVSLGFAGLVARPGWLIVDGERSWVDEGGRPGARPIGNDLTGLFLPRHLWQGEQWRDRGRIPRWDPRGFAGRPNAGNPQAGLWYPPAWLGWEWGAPQAPGWLTVGHLLWAGIGAFSLGRAIGLGRTAATTSGAVLMLNPYVIAQVHEGHLPHVWGSSWYPWAFLGAVLLRRGRRAGWVVLPGSVASSLLAGHPQEGVYLLIALAVWAAVEAGRGVLVRVRTAPNPRGKGQMPVEAASEPPAMGAGEGRDVSSTAVGDPLAAVDDASPGDGVSRDRPPNDSSRHRPDHLANATKLVFAIVLSIGLAGVGWVPVLASRPWVAGPLGGEGGGGGGPYHLWPSNLMQLASPRALGGPSDYIGRGTYWETLCSIGWAPLVLLVLGVSKSPDRGGVRFWSAMLALSLLHSSGEGLGLAAALGALPGMEGARVPARTLFLAATAAAVLAGMGIDALSRGDPRRTARRYVASVGLLVLVVGAGVAADRGRGAGGDRRPLRPAARWSLACAHLSGDGLLLVSVVGTGGGLFWMCVVPSRGDRSAKVIGLVAVAELAASAAMALPVCPPDRFLGADAVSEAIGRVRPPEGSRLRARDAFYSDLHAWRDGMEKANLGDLFQLRHAAEIYRALYPIFDEPGPRLGRGLGRRLARSALDRLGVSRIVSDRPLRLRVGPVIGSGVRGRTPFEVIGNPEAMPRAYVVPGVEVVPEAEMVESLPDFDPRMVVLMSDDPGFGIGGPRQPFTEAEYDGSEPDRVIVRVANGALGFLVVTDAWMPGWSATLDGRPARLLRGDHAFRVVPLPVPGSHRVVMTYRAPGLATGAWLSATSAALMIGMVGGIARLPGSSRRGRDRRRDRRARRAIP, encoded by the coding sequence ATGCCGGGACGCGAGGGCGTGACGGGGGCGATGGCCCCGTTGGCGGTGCTCGTCATCGCCGTGTCGCTCGGCTTCGCCGGACTGGTGGCGAGGCCGGGATGGCTGATCGTCGACGGGGAGCGGTCCTGGGTCGACGAGGGTGGACGGCCGGGAGCTCGGCCGATCGGCAACGACCTGACGGGCTTGTTCCTGCCGAGACACCTCTGGCAGGGCGAGCAGTGGCGGGATCGGGGACGGATCCCGCGCTGGGACCCTCGAGGATTCGCCGGCCGCCCGAACGCGGGGAACCCCCAGGCGGGGCTCTGGTATCCGCCGGCGTGGTTGGGATGGGAATGGGGTGCCCCGCAGGCCCCCGGATGGCTGACCGTCGGTCACCTGCTCTGGGCCGGGATCGGCGCGTTCTCGCTGGGGAGGGCGATCGGACTCGGCAGGACGGCGGCGACGACCTCGGGGGCGGTCCTGATGCTCAATCCGTATGTCATCGCCCAGGTCCATGAAGGGCACCTGCCGCACGTCTGGGGGTCGAGTTGGTATCCCTGGGCCTTCCTGGGGGCGGTGCTACTCCGGCGGGGGAGACGGGCGGGCTGGGTGGTCCTGCCGGGGAGCGTGGCGTCGTCCCTGCTGGCGGGGCACCCCCAGGAGGGGGTGTACCTGCTCATCGCTCTGGCGGTCTGGGCGGCCGTCGAGGCGGGTCGTGGCGTGCTGGTTCGGGTACGGACTGCCCCCAATCCGAGGGGGAAGGGCCAGATGCCGGTCGAGGCGGCGTCCGAACCGCCCGCGATGGGGGCGGGGGAGGGGAGGGATGTGTCGTCGACGGCGGTCGGAGATCCCCTGGCCGCCGTCGACGACGCTTCCCCGGGGGACGGAGTGTCGCGCGATCGTCCCCCTAACGATTCGAGCCGACACCGCCCGGACCACCTGGCGAATGCGACGAAACTGGTATTCGCGATCGTGCTTTCGATCGGCCTGGCCGGCGTGGGATGGGTTCCCGTCCTGGCATCGAGGCCTTGGGTGGCGGGCCCGCTCGGCGGGGAGGGGGGAGGGGGAGGGGGGCCGTACCACCTCTGGCCGTCGAACCTGATGCAGTTGGCCTCGCCGAGGGCGTTGGGCGGGCCCTCGGATTACATCGGCCGGGGGACGTACTGGGAGACGCTGTGCTCGATCGGCTGGGCGCCGCTGGTCCTCCTGGTCCTCGGGGTGTCAAAGAGCCCGGATCGTGGTGGGGTGCGGTTCTGGTCCGCGATGCTGGCGTTGAGCCTCCTGCATTCCTCGGGCGAGGGGCTCGGCCTCGCCGCGGCCCTCGGGGCGTTGCCGGGGATGGAGGGCGCCCGGGTGCCCGCGCGGACGCTGTTCCTGGCGGCGACGGCGGCGGCGGTCCTGGCGGGGATGGGGATCGACGCCCTCTCCCGAGGGGATCCCCGTCGGACCGCGAGGCGATACGTCGCGTCAGTCGGGCTGCTGGTGCTGGTCGTCGGGGCGGGCGTCGCCGCGGACCGGGGCCGGGGAGCGGGGGGAGATCGGAGGCCGCTCCGCCCGGCCGCTCGCTGGTCGCTGGCGTGTGCCCATCTCTCGGGGGACGGACTGCTCCTCGTCTCGGTGGTCGGGACCGGGGGGGGGCTTTTCTGGATGTGCGTGGTCCCATCACGGGGCGATCGGTCGGCGAAGGTAATCGGCCTGGTCGCGGTCGCGGAACTCGCGGCCTCGGCCGCGATGGCGCTGCCCGTCTGCCCGCCGGATCGATTCCTCGGGGCCGACGCGGTCTCCGAGGCGATCGGGCGCGTGCGGCCGCCCGAAGGCTCCCGGCTCCGGGCGAGGGACGCCTTCTATTCGGACCTGCACGCGTGGCGGGACGGCATGGAGAAGGCGAACCTCGGCGACCTGTTCCAACTCCGCCACGCGGCGGAGATCTATCGGGCCCTCTATCCGATCTTCGACGAGCCGGGTCCCCGGCTCGGCCGGGGACTCGGTCGGCGGCTCGCCCGTTCGGCGCTCGACCGGCTGGGAGTCTCCCGGATCGTCTCGGATCGGCCGCTCCGGCTGCGGGTCGGCCCGGTGATCGGGTCGGGGGTCCGGGGCCGGACCCCATTCGAGGTGATCGGCAATCCCGAGGCGATGCCCAGGGCCTATGTCGTGCCGGGGGTGGAGGTCGTCCCGGAGGCCGAGATGGTCGAGTCGCTGCCCGATTTCGATCCGAGGATGGTCGTGCTGATGTCGGACGACCCGGGATTCGGGATCGGAGGCCCCCGCCAACCGTTCACCGAGGCGGAGTACGACGGGTCCGAGCCGGATCGGGTGATCGTCCGGGTCGCGAACGGGGCACTCGGCTTCCTGGTCGTGACGGATGCCTGGATGCCGGGCTGGTCGGCGACCCTCGACGGTCGGCCGGCTCGGCTGCTGCGGGGCGATCATGCGTTCCGGGTCGTGCCGCTGCCGGTCCCCGGGTCGCATCGGGTCGTCATGACGTACCGCGCCCCGGGCCTGGCCACCGGGGCGTGGCTCTCCGCGACCTCGGCGGCGTTGATGATCGGGATGGTGGGAGGGATCGCTCGGCTGCCGGGTTCGAGTCGTCGGGGGAGGGATCGTCGTCGGGATCGACGGGCACGGCGAGCGATCCCCTGA
- a CDS encoding vWA domain-containing protein has protein sequence MDFSLIHAGLAAGAALAVVPLIIHLVMRQTPKRVVFPALRLLQQRHQRSTKRLRVKNWLLLLARMALVALMALALARPALNARVPLGDREVPTALALVVDTSLSMGYVDKGQSRLDEAKRVAGQILRKLPESSQVFLIDSGVPAVPAPVSPSAARNRLEGLELRAANRPLNQGLERAFEALAESRRDLPRLEAYVLTDLARSSWEPGRAIPGRDRVEERSGRDVATYLIRLAPEGVRNAAVVGLEARPAAEPEADGRRAFEIVATIRNAGPAASRLVEFELDGAKRGQQDADLPADGQIDVTFRTPASLETGLHQATVRLVGVDPLPHDDDRFVTFESSPAFDVLVVYDPDPDDEPRFIDATFVAGALDPQATGIPNRVETLATDQFDGRFPRDLDEFACVIVNNVARLPAAAWGQLAEYLRDGGGLVLALGENTDPADYTSDAARSVVPGQPGAAVSPAGGTAFGDLVDPAHPLFTPFTREIAADLSTTPVFTYRAFRPIEAAYVRPLLAFQDGAPALVEATFDGPEIGRVLVWTTPLSRRPTPDDPDAWNEFPNPLAGWSFLALMQRTVPYLAGASGSRLNYEAGEIVILPLDPSSRAASYVVQGPTDRLNERINPDRDAAELIIEGPEAPGQWTVLPASREATAGRPPLGFSINPRPEEANFRVLEADELEGLLGDPETFALADSPDEIERVQKTARVGREIFPWLMVLILLLLTAENYLANRFHREPAAATASAA, from the coding sequence ATGGACTTCTCGCTCATCCACGCGGGCCTGGCGGCGGGGGCGGCCCTGGCGGTCGTGCCGCTGATCATCCACCTCGTCATGAGGCAGACCCCCAAGCGTGTCGTCTTCCCCGCCCTGAGGCTGCTCCAGCAGCGGCACCAGCGGTCGACCAAGCGGCTGAGGGTCAAGAACTGGCTGCTCTTGCTGGCGAGGATGGCCCTGGTCGCGCTGATGGCCCTCGCCCTGGCCCGGCCCGCCCTGAACGCCCGCGTGCCCCTGGGTGACCGCGAGGTCCCGACCGCCCTGGCGCTGGTGGTCGACACGAGCCTGTCGATGGGGTACGTCGACAAGGGCCAGTCCCGGCTCGACGAGGCCAAGCGGGTCGCCGGGCAGATCCTCCGCAAGCTGCCGGAATCGAGCCAGGTGTTCCTGATCGACTCCGGGGTCCCCGCCGTGCCGGCACCGGTCTCCCCCTCGGCGGCCCGGAATCGCCTGGAGGGGCTGGAGCTCCGGGCGGCGAATCGCCCGCTCAACCAGGGGCTCGAACGGGCCTTCGAGGCCCTCGCCGAGAGCCGGCGCGACCTCCCCCGGCTGGAGGCCTACGTCCTGACCGACCTGGCCCGCTCCTCCTGGGAACCCGGGCGGGCGATCCCGGGCCGGGACCGGGTCGAGGAGCGGTCCGGCCGCGACGTGGCGACCTACCTGATCCGGCTCGCCCCCGAGGGCGTCCGGAACGCCGCCGTCGTCGGCCTGGAGGCCCGGCCCGCCGCCGAACCCGAGGCCGACGGCCGCCGCGCCTTCGAGATCGTCGCCACGATCCGCAACGCCGGCCCGGCGGCCTCCCGGCTCGTCGAGTTCGAGCTCGACGGCGCCAAGCGAGGGCAGCAGGACGCCGATCTGCCGGCCGACGGCCAGATCGACGTCACCTTCCGGACCCCGGCCAGCCTCGAAACGGGCCTGCACCAGGCGACCGTCCGGCTCGTCGGCGTCGACCCCCTGCCCCACGACGACGACCGATTCGTCACCTTCGAGTCCAGCCCCGCCTTCGACGTGCTCGTGGTCTACGACCCGGACCCCGACGACGAGCCCCGGTTCATCGACGCAACCTTCGTCGCCGGGGCCCTCGACCCCCAGGCCACCGGCATCCCCAACCGCGTCGAGACCCTGGCGACCGACCAGTTCGACGGCCGGTTCCCCCGGGACCTGGACGAGTTCGCCTGCGTCATCGTGAATAACGTCGCCCGCCTCCCCGCCGCCGCCTGGGGGCAACTCGCCGAGTACCTCCGCGACGGCGGCGGGCTCGTCCTCGCCCTCGGGGAGAACACCGACCCGGCCGACTACACCTCCGACGCGGCCCGGTCGGTCGTCCCCGGCCAGCCGGGCGCGGCCGTCTCCCCGGCCGGCGGCACCGCCTTCGGCGACCTCGTCGACCCGGCCCACCCGCTGTTCACCCCCTTCACCCGGGAGATCGCGGCCGACCTCTCGACGACCCCCGTCTTCACCTACCGGGCGTTCCGGCCGATCGAGGCCGCCTACGTCCGCCCCCTGCTGGCCTTCCAGGACGGGGCCCCCGCCCTGGTCGAGGCCACCTTCGACGGCCCCGAGATCGGCCGGGTCCTCGTCTGGACCACCCCCCTCTCCCGACGCCCGACCCCCGACGACCCCGACGCCTGGAACGAGTTCCCCAATCCCCTGGCGGGCTGGTCGTTCCTCGCCCTGATGCAGCGGACCGTCCCGTACCTGGCCGGGGCCTCGGGCTCCCGGCTGAACTACGAGGCCGGGGAGATCGTCATCCTCCCGCTGGACCCCTCCTCCCGGGCCGCGAGCTACGTCGTCCAGGGGCCGACCGACCGCCTCAACGAGCGGATCAACCCGGACCGGGACGCCGCCGAGCTGATCATCGAGGGGCCCGAGGCCCCCGGCCAGTGGACCGTCCTCCCGGCCAGCCGCGAGGCCACCGCCGGCAGGCCCCCGCTGGGCTTCAGCATCAACCCCCGCCCCGAGGAGGCGAACTTCCGGGTCCTGGAGGCGGACGAACTGGAAGGCTTGCTCGGCGACCCCGAGACCTTCGCCCTGGCCGACTCCCCCGACGAGATCGAGCGTGTCCAGAAGACCGCACGAGTCGGCCGCGAGATCTTCCCCTGGCTCATGGTCCTGATCCTGCTGTTGCTGACGGCCGAGAATTACCTGGCCAACCGCTTCCACCGGGAGCCGGCCGCGGCCACCGCCTCGGCCGCATGA
- a CDS encoding DUF58 domain-containing protein — MAVSAEQYLKPEVIRQVSRLDLRAKFIIEGFIAGLHASPFHGFSVEFSEHRKYTAGDNISDIDWNVYAKTDRFYIKKFEAETNLTGYLAMDLSGSMGYTYRQELTKFEYCISLAAALSYLMIHQQDPVGLVAFDTKIRQSLAPKSKRTQLTNILSLLARLTPSDVTDVTKSLHQLAGMIRHRGLIMLFSDLLDDPDPILKALYRLRYAGHDVIVFHVLDEAEDSFPFDGMVELEDNETKQKLLVDADAMRADYLEELAAFRRRYRKECLSARIDYVPLHTGMPFDKALMSYLLNRQTQG; from the coding sequence TTGGCCGTCTCGGCCGAACAGTATCTGAAGCCCGAGGTCATCCGACAGGTCTCGCGGCTGGACCTGCGGGCGAAGTTCATCATCGAAGGATTCATCGCGGGGCTGCACGCCAGCCCCTTCCACGGCTTCTCCGTGGAATTCTCCGAGCACCGGAAGTACACAGCCGGCGACAACATCAGCGACATCGACTGGAACGTCTACGCCAAGACCGATCGCTTCTACATCAAGAAGTTCGAGGCGGAGACGAACCTCACCGGCTACCTGGCGATGGACCTCTCCGGGTCGATGGGCTACACCTATCGCCAGGAGCTGACCAAGTTCGAATACTGCATCAGCCTGGCGGCGGCGCTCTCCTACCTGATGATCCACCAGCAGGATCCGGTCGGCCTGGTCGCCTTCGACACCAAGATCCGCCAGAGTCTTGCCCCCAAGAGCAAGCGGACGCAGTTGACGAACATCCTCTCGCTGCTGGCCCGGCTCACCCCGTCGGACGTGACCGACGTGACCAAGAGCCTGCACCAGCTAGCCGGGATGATCCGCCATCGCGGCTTGATCATGCTCTTCAGCGACCTGCTGGACGACCCCGACCCGATCCTCAAGGCCCTCTACCGCCTCCGCTACGCCGGGCATGACGTGATCGTCTTCCACGTGCTCGACGAGGCCGAGGATTCCTTCCCGTTCGACGGTATGGTCGAGCTGGAGGACAACGAAACGAAGCAGAAGCTCCTGGTGGACGCCGACGCCATGCGGGCCGACTACCTCGAGGAGCTGGCCGCCTTCCGCCGGCGCTATCGCAAGGAATGCCTCTCGGCCCGCATCGACTACGTGCCACTGCACACGGGCATGCCGTTCGACAAGGCGTTGATGAGCTACCTGCTCAACCGGCAGACCCAGGGCTGA
- the rsmG gene encoding 16S rRNA (guanine(527)-N(7))-methyltransferase RsmG, with protein sequence MSSTPNRAALKGILERCGLRLSEGQYDLLWSYHRLLREADAELNLTRIRNFENMVLKHYVDSLLVLKHVELPSPLVDMGSGAGLPGIPLKIARPGVHMILAEPRGARAAFLRAACERLGLDGAEVHEGKVGPHFTRPVEGVISRAVATIPETLGRVAYCLRPGGRMIFLKGPDCDPEVAEARQALGEAYRLSGDFADRIPGTEHRRRFVVFERLDAPVVSASMPEATPPLERAFSGPAKEVTSASNPSFRLAREVLNGRGIRKHGRALISGRRILSEVVDRFADRVESWLTGPGGDPPPEGLDPGVTWLRLDASLFRELDVSGTKGPLLLARVPEMPTWSEADPWPDGCTLFVPFQDPENVGAVLRSAAAFGVSRVVLLREAAHPFHPKAVRAAGPAVFQVPILSGPSIDELSLGSVPMVPLDVDGPAIDLDPWPDRFGLVPGVEGPGLPGHLRGHPGRRRVPIAAGVESLNAATACAVALFSWRSGAGRPSGSLG encoded by the coding sequence GTGTCGAGCACACCGAATCGGGCGGCGTTGAAGGGGATCCTCGAGCGGTGCGGACTCCGATTGTCGGAGGGGCAGTACGACCTGCTCTGGTCGTATCACCGCCTGCTCCGCGAGGCCGACGCGGAGCTGAACCTGACCCGGATCCGCAATTTCGAGAACATGGTGCTGAAGCACTACGTCGACAGCCTGCTGGTGCTCAAGCACGTCGAGCTGCCTTCGCCGCTGGTGGACATGGGCTCCGGGGCCGGGTTGCCGGGGATCCCCTTAAAGATCGCCAGGCCGGGCGTCCACATGATCCTGGCCGAGCCGAGGGGGGCACGGGCGGCGTTCCTGCGGGCGGCCTGCGAGAGGCTGGGGCTGGACGGCGCCGAGGTCCACGAGGGCAAGGTCGGGCCGCATTTCACCCGACCGGTGGAGGGGGTGATCTCCCGGGCCGTGGCGACGATCCCCGAGACGCTGGGGCGGGTGGCCTACTGCCTCCGCCCCGGCGGCCGGATGATCTTCCTGAAGGGCCCGGACTGCGACCCGGAGGTCGCCGAGGCCCGGCAGGCCCTCGGCGAGGCGTACCGGCTCTCCGGGGACTTCGCTGACCGCATCCCGGGCACCGAGCATCGTCGACGGTTCGTCGTCTTCGAGCGGCTGGATGCGCCGGTCGTCTCGGCCTCGATGCCGGAGGCCACTCCGCCCCTGGAGCGTGCCTTCTCCGGTCCGGCGAAGGAGGTGACCAGCGCCTCCAATCCCTCGTTCCGCCTGGCCAGGGAGGTGCTCAATGGCCGGGGGATCCGCAAGCACGGCCGGGCGCTGATCTCGGGGCGGCGGATCCTCTCGGAGGTCGTCGATCGATTCGCCGACCGGGTCGAGTCGTGGCTCACGGGCCCCGGGGGCGACCCTCCTCCAGAAGGGCTCGACCCGGGAGTGACCTGGCTCCGGCTGGACGCCTCGCTCTTCCGGGAGCTTGACGTCTCCGGCACGAAAGGCCCGCTCCTGCTCGCCCGGGTGCCCGAGATGCCGACCTGGTCCGAGGCCGATCCCTGGCCCGACGGCTGCACGCTGTTCGTGCCGTTCCAGGACCCGGAGAACGTCGGCGCGGTCTTGCGGTCGGCGGCGGCGTTCGGCGTCTCCCGCGTCGTGCTGCTCCGGGAGGCCGCCCATCCGTTCCACCCGAAGGCGGTCCGGGCGGCCGGACCGGCGGTCTTCCAGGTCCCGATACTCTCCGGGCCTTCGATCGACGAGTTGTCACTCGGATCGGTGCCGATGGTCCCGCTCGACGTGGACGGCCCGGCGATCGACCTCGACCCCTGGCCCGACCGCTTCGGCCTGGTGCCGGGGGTCGAGGGGCCGGGGCTGCCGGGGCACTTGCGGGGTCACCCGGGTCGGCGTCGGGTGCCCATCGCGGCGGGGGTCGAGTCGCTCAACGCGGCGACCGCCTGCGCAGTGGCGCTCTTCTCCTGGAGGAGCGGGGCAGGGCGGCCGTCGGGTTCGTTGGGATGA